The following nucleotide sequence is from bacterium.
CGGAAGGGTCGAGCGCAGCCACCTCACCGACGATGAGGAGTTCTACTTACCTATGATCCTCTGCTGGAATGATACCGACCAGTTCCTCAAATCGGCTCAGGCTTGGCAGTATGTCTACAACCTCAAAAGACCGCACTTCGGCAAAGGCATGGGCGGTCTCTCCCCTCTTGCCAAACTACAATCCCTAGGCTACAATCACCTCGATGATAACTTCATCCTCTTCCCTGTCATCCTTCTTGATGAACTCAACCCACTTATACCTGGTAACAATCTATTGACCATGGACAAGATAGTTGTTTTGTTCTGAAGCCTACGGCAGAAATACAAATCCTTTCACGAACCAAAGAGGAGCTTTTTGCAAGACGCTCCATGGCGTTTTTCATGGTCAGAGGGAGTCGATCATCCAACCCAGATATCCTGCCAGTTTATTGAAATCACATTCGGTGTAGCCGACATGCCATTCTTTGTTCCTGTTTGCCGCGCTGTACCATATGCGAATGCGGTTATCGAGGGAGTCATAAAGGAAGGTGCTGCGGTAAATTCGTTCCGAATCCCAGCCGTCCCTGGTGGGCATAAGTATGGGCTTTGAGCAAGCCTGCCAGCTTCTGCCGTTCTTAGATCTCGCCAGGTAAAGCCCTGTTGGAACTATCTTGTCCGGGGCCGAATTTGTTTCTACCCATACCTTTTTCGGGAAGTCATAAACGCTCAAGGAATCATAGCAGCATAGAAGCGCCCAGAATTCCTGATAATATTCAATATAAGCAACATCCAGATGCCATATGACTTTCTGAGGCAGATTCACTGAAAGGGTCTCAGGTTCGCTCCAGACGTATCCGTCCGCGGATTCCATGAATTCTAAGGCGGAGTTAGAGGAGGCCCATCCACTAGTCCTTACTGCCCACATGTAGAAAAAATCCTTGCCGTCCTTGTTTTTCTTGATGACAATCGCAGGAGAGACAAAAAAATTAGGGGTTTCAAAAACAACCATAGGTTTTGACCAGACGATTCCTTCTTTCGATGCCGTCAGCTTAAGATAGCTCTCTCTTGGACCCCTATCTATATAGTAAAGAAACAGCTCTTTCGTTGAAGGATTGTTTCTCAAATCTGGATCGCAGTTAACGTAATGGGACGCCGAATCAAGCGGGTTTTCGAGTCCGTCCGGAACCTGCCACGACAAGCCGTCCTGACTGACGGCGACGCTTGGATTCTCGTATTTTCCCTTCTCGAAAGGATAAGGCGTAAAAGCCATCCAGTATCCCCATCCTTGCCAGCCGTCATTAAAAAAAAGGATATCAGGATGGACTACCTGGCCCGAACCCTCATAAGTCGGTATCTCCAATGGGCGCAAAGCATTCCTGATGGGTGATTTGTTCGTATATGTTTCTGCTCCGGTCATCAGGAAATGGCAAATCAAAAAATACGTCAACATGAGCTCTGCGGCTTAACCGATAAGTACAAAGGCAGGTTTACCGGACTCAATTAACCACGATTGGTAATCCCCAGATTACGGAAGACCACTCTCCTGTAGCCGTCAGGATGCTTTTGAGGCTTATTCCGATAACATAAATACGTTGCAATCCCTTTTTCGAAAAAGCTAAGCTTATTCCATCAGTGTACGGTATCCATCCGCCTTCGCCTTTTACATAGAGAACAATGGTGTCGGTTTCTTTAGGGTATACTCCTGCAATAGAAATGCTTTGACCTGAACTGATGGAAACGAACTTAGAGGGTTCATGCAGCCCGCGAATCCCATAGAGAATAGTATCAGCCGGAAAGATTACCGTGAGATTCTTTGAACCGAAATCAAGCTTCAAGCTGTCAAGAACAGGAGATGCAGAAACATCAGGAGACTGACCATCGCATCCTCCTGAATATTTTGCTATGCGCCATTTTGAATCACCGCCTAGTGAGTCAAAGAAGATGGCGTTCCTCGAAGAATATCTGAGAGCCTTGGTGAAAGACGTATCGAGGGCCTCAGGTAATTCGCTGCCCTGTGCAAAAAAGGAATCGACAGAGAGTGTAATCTGTCCCTTAAGCGTATCATACACATAGCCCGTCACTGTCGTATCCACAGCCGACTCAAACTTGTATGCAAATACCGAATCTGTGAGCGAAAAAGAAAACTCTTTAACAAGGTAACGATTGTATGAGGTATCGCTTTTGATCTGTTCAATTAGTTCCGCGGGAAACGATATGCTTATGGCTGATGAAGGAATAAAATCTTTTGAACTGAGGAAGCCTTTCTGCGGTTCCACGAGTTCCATGATGGCTAAGCTGTCATCAGCGTTCCAGAGCCAAGCCTCTGGTTTGGGCTCTTCACAGCTTGAAAAAATAACAAGCATTGGGACGATCACAAAAATCGGATAAAGGTATTTTTTCATATTTCATTATATGCAAAAAGGGGAGAGCGTGCAAGCTCTCCCCCATTCGTTTGACTTTTCTAATGGACTACAACAATACGTCCGCTGGATGTAGAGGATGGGGTCTTTAAGTTGTAAAAGTAGACCCCTGAGGGGAATCTCGATGAATTCCAGGTTATAGTACCCTGGTCTACCTTACCCGAAACTACGGTTTCGACGAGTGCACCCGAGGCATCAAAAATCCTTAGGCTTGCGCTGGTCAAGGCAGCATTTATCTTGAAGGTCACGGCGCCTGTGAAGACCCCTTTCTCAAGCAATTCAATAGAAGCAGTTTGCGGTTCGGGGTTTTCCTTAATTCCGACAAGTTGTAATTTAAGGTACATTACAGGATTAAGGGTTTGAGTAGGATCTCCGTAAACGAAGTTTTCCGCAAACTTGTCTTCAATGTATGTGATGTGGAGTATGTTGTCGGTTCCGACTATAGGCCATATAGAGACAGAGGCTTCGTCGCTGCAGGCGCCAGGTCCTGCATCAGGCGTATGGGTGTTCGTCAAGTTTGTAAAGTACGCAGCGTATGTTCCGAGGTCGGTAGAATCAAAGTCCTCGATAGGACGCCACGTATTTCCGTAGTCGCCGGAAACCGAGACGAAGATATCCATGTTTACGTATCCTGCAGCGCTTATATCGAGAGTGTCGGTTTGACCCTGCCATACGCATACGAGTTTAGAACCCCATCTTGCAAGGACGGGCAGTATGCATCCGATGTAGGGACGGTCAGCGTCGCCGCCTGTCGGAGGCGTTGTAATATAGCCCCATCCCCAGAACGAGTCAAGCGGGCTTTCCCATGGGTTCCCCCCTCCATTAGTTGGTATTACATTCATCCTGCCGGATACGCCTGCGGAAAACTGCTTCGTGCCGCTTGCCCAGTGAACGAGACGGATTGCATTCCTGGGTATCCAGCTGAAGTGTTCTAAATCCGGCGTGCTGATGTAGCCTTCAGCCATAATAACGTGAAGTAAGCCTTTGTCATCGTATGAACCTGTCAAGTTCATGCCGTTGTAGACGCCCCATAGGCGGAAGTCCTCATCAATTATTGCTTCATCAGGGAAACGGTCTTTGGTAATTATTGTTGCAGCCCCCCATGTTTTCCCGGCGTCGGTCGATTCGCGGTAGCCGTAGTGACCGAAGTTGTAATAGACGGTGTCGTTTCCCGGATATTTATACCCAAGGATATACAATACCGCAATTTTTTTCCCGTCAGGAGATACTGTAATACTTCCCTGGTTTACTGTTCCATTTGTTATTGTTGTCCAGTTGGAGAAGGTTTTGCCCTTGTCGGTGGAACGGCAGTAATAAGTCTCTTCACCGTCATACTGATAATCATTTACAGACTGGTGAGCCTTAATATGGATAACGTCATCGGCTCCGATTTTTATATCCGGCCACAGAGGCTCTTTCCCAGCAAGGTACTGAAGCCTTTTTGAGGAGAATGCGCCCAAAATAGGGGCTTCATCTACTGTAACACAACAATAATTGGATGTATCAACCCCAATGATTTCGGATTCGTGGTATGCGATTACCGCTCTGCCGTCGGAAAGGACCCCGATAGTCGGGTAACCGGCTCTTAAAGCGCCGGATATCTTTACGCTTGGCTTGAACGCGAACTCGCCTTTATCCGGAAGCCAGACATTGTACATGACGGCGCGGCTGTTGTAAGCTCCGCCGGAGAGAGGGTAGTACATGTAGGTGAAGTGTACGTTGCCGCTCTTATCCACTGCCACGCGCACGCCGTCGTCCCACCGTTGAACGTCATAAGCTGTGGTTCCTATTTGTACTCCAGGAGATGCTATAATAAAAGGATTGTTTGCAGAAGACGCGTCGTGTTCGGGTTCATTATCGCTTTTGTGCAGGTCAACGGATGAGATTTTTGAGGTGGCAATAGACTCAGGCGAATAGCCTGAAAGAGCCGCCACAAACATGACACACATAGACACTATGAGTTTTCTAAGCATTTTAACCTCCTTAGCTCATAGTTGCGGACTAGCCGGTTATGACTCCAGCAGCCCCTGTTTTTAACCATCCGATTCAGACCATGGTAGCGTCTAAATCTGTATTATTATAAACAAAAAGGGAGAGCTAGCAAGCTCTCCCTTTTTGGAATTATTATTTTTTTATTAATGAATTACTACAAGGCGACCGGTGGATGTCTTGGCAGAAGTCGAGAAGGAGTAGAAGTAGACGCCAGCAGGTACGTCGCTTGCGTTCCAGGATACGTTGCCTGAGCTTACGCTGCCTGAAACTACGGTTCCAACGAGGGCTCCGGTTGCGTCGTATATGTTAAGGCTCGCTTTCGCCGCAGGAGCGTTAATCTTGAAGGTTACGGAGCCTGTGAATGGTCCGCTTCCTACAAGCTCGATGCCGGATGCTGGAACAGGAGATTCTTCTACGCCTCCTTCATCCGTGTTCTTTCCAACTTTAAGGCCAGTCTTGGCCAAATACTTCACAGGGTTGTCGGTCTGGGTTGGATCGCCGTAGACGAAGGTTTCCGCGAACTTGTCTTCAACGTACGTGATGTGGAGCTTGTTGTCGGTTCCGATTATAGGCCATATCGAAACCGAGCCTTCGTCGTCGCAAGCGCCAGGTCCTGCATCAGGCGTATGCGTATTCGTCAGATTTGTAAAATATGCAGCGTATGTTCCGAGGTCGGTAGAATCAAAGTCATCGATCGGACGCCACGTCTTTCCATTGTCGTCTGAAACCGAGACGAAGATATCCATGTTTATGTAGCCGGCTGCGCTTATATCGAGCGTGTCTGGCTGTCCTTGCCAAACGCATACGAGGTTTGAACCCCATCTGCCCATTATAGGCAGGATGCAGCCCATGTAGGGCCGGCTGCCGTTGGCTCCTGTTGGAGGAGCTGTAATATAGCCCCAGCCCCAGAACGAGTCAAGCGGGGTTTCCCAGGGATTGCCGTCGCCAGCCGTGGGTATTATATTCATCTTGCCGGAAACGCCTTCGGTGAACTCATTGGTTTGGTTATCCCAGTGGACGAAACGCATCGCGTTTCTGGGTATCCACTGATAACTTGTGGGTTCGGGAGTGCATATCCAGCCCTCGGAGACTATTGCATGCAGAACGCCATTGTTGTCGTATGTCCCCGTAAGGCTCATGCCGTTGTAGGTGCCCCATATACGGAAGTTTTCGTCGACAATAGCCTCTTCAGGATAGCGGTCCTTTGTGAATATGACTTTAGGCTTCCATGTAGCTCCGCCATCCGTAGATTCGCGGTATTCAAAGTTGCCGAAGTTAATCCAAAGCGTGTCGCTTCCCGGGCTCTTGAAGCCGGTAGGCCAGAGTACGGCGACTTTTTTGCCGTCAGGAGAGACCGAGAGGCGTCCGTCCTGAATAGCGTCGTCGCCTATTGTCGTCCAGTTAGAGAAGCTTGTGCCCTTGTTTGTGGAGCGGCAGTAGTAGATTTCGCTTCCGTCGTATCCAATGTTCTTGCTTTGGAGAGCCAGTACGTGGATTACATCGTCGGAACCGATCTTGACGTCGGGCCAAATACCCAACTTATCGGTCTGCACCTGAAGCTTCTTTGTCGAGAATGCGCCCAGCATAGGCGCTTCGTCAATCGCGACCACGCAATAATGCGTAGTATCAACGCCTACTATCTCGGTTTCGTGGTATGCGACTACCGCTCTGCCGTCTGCAAGAACCGCGATAGACGGATAGCCGGCCCTTAAAGCGCCCGACACTTTAATGCTTGCCGGGAAGGCAAACTCGCCATCGGCCGCTTTCCAGACATTGTACATGATGGCGCGGCTGTTATAAGTTCCGCCGGAGAGCGGGTAGTACATGTATGTAAGGTGCGCGTTGCCGTCTTTATCCACGGCCACGCGTACGCCGTCGTCCCAACGCTGTGCATCGTATGCAGTTGTGCCGAACTGCTCGCCCAGCGAGGACATGAGGAACGGATTGATAGGCAGAGAGGTAACGGGGTCAGGAGTGTTGTCAGAAAAGTTGAGAGCGCTTGCCGGTGTTAGTTGAGAGGTGACCGCCGATTCTACAGGGAATCCGGCGAAAGCCACGACCACCAACGCGAACGTCAGCACCAAGAGTTTTTTTAGCATAGCTTTCCTCCTTAGCTTAGCTTATTGATTTAGACGGATTGCACAGATCCTTAAGGTTGTGCAACCGCCTGATTAGCTTCTTTAAATGTAGACAGGTTGCAGTTGCAAGGAGAGGCAGGAACATTATACTAATCCCATCCGAGGTACAAACCACTACAACTTCTGTCTTTTTC
It contains:
- a CDS encoding transposase, with protein sequence GRVERSHLTDDEEFYLPMILCWNDTDQFLKSAQAWQYVYNLKRPHFGKGMGGLSPLAKLQSLGYNHLDDNFILFPVILLDELNPLIPGNNLLTMDKIVVLF
- a CDS encoding T9SS type A sorting domain-containing protein yields the protein MLRKLIVSMCVMFVAALSGYSPESIATSKISSVDLHKSDNEPEHDASSANNPFIIASPGVQIGTTAYDVQRWDDGVRVAVDKSGNVHFTYMYYPLSGGAYNSRAVMYNVWLPDKGEFAFKPSVKISGALRAGYPTIGVLSDGRAVIAYHESEIIGVDTSNYCCVTVDEAPILGAFSSKRLQYLAGKEPLWPDIKIGADDVIHIKAHQSVNDYQYDGEETYYCRSTDKGKTFSNWTTITNGTVNQGSITVSPDGKKIAVLYILGYKYPGNDTVYYNFGHYGYRESTDAGKTWGAATIITKDRFPDEAIIDEDFRLWGVYNGMNLTGSYDDKGLLHVIMAEGYISTPDLEHFSWIPRNAIRLVHWASGTKQFSAGVSGRMNVIPTNGGGNPWESPLDSFWGWGYITTPPTGGDADRPYIGCILPVLARWGSKLVCVWQGQTDTLDISAAGYVNMDIFVSVSGDYGNTWRPIEDFDSTDLGTYAAYFTNLTNTHTPDAGPGACSDEASVSIWPIVGTDNILHITYIEDKFAENFVYGDPTQTLNPVMYLKLQLVGIKENPEPQTASIELLEKGVFTGAVTFKINAALTSASLRIFDASGALVETVVSGKVDQGTITWNSSRFPSGVYFYNLKTPSSTSSGRIVVVH
- a CDS encoding T9SS type A sorting domain-containing protein, yielding MLKKLLVLTFALVVVAFAGFPVESAVTSQLTPASALNFSDNTPDPVTSLPINPFLMSSLGEQFGTTAYDAQRWDDGVRVAVDKDGNAHLTYMYYPLSGGTYNSRAIMYNVWKAADGEFAFPASIKVSGALRAGYPSIAVLADGRAVVAYHETEIVGVDTTHYCVVAIDEAPMLGAFSTKKLQVQTDKLGIWPDVKIGSDDVIHVLALQSKNIGYDGSEIYYCRSTNKGTSFSNWTTIGDDAIQDGRLSVSPDGKKVAVLWPTGFKSPGSDTLWINFGNFEYRESTDGGATWKPKVIFTKDRYPEEAIVDENFRIWGTYNGMSLTGTYDNNGVLHAIVSEGWICTPEPTSYQWIPRNAMRFVHWDNQTNEFTEGVSGKMNIIPTAGDGNPWETPLDSFWGWGYITAPPTGANGSRPYMGCILPIMGRWGSNLVCVWQGQPDTLDISAAGYINMDIFVSVSDDNGKTWRPIDDFDSTDLGTYAAYFTNLTNTHTPDAGPGACDDEGSVSIWPIIGTDNKLHITYVEDKFAETFVYGDPTQTDNPVKYLAKTGLKVGKNTDEGGVEESPVPASGIELVGSGPFTGSVTFKINAPAAKASLNIYDATGALVGTVVSGSVSSGNVSWNASDVPAGVYFYSFSTSAKTSTGRLVVIH